A genomic region of Colletes latitarsis isolate SP2378_abdomen chromosome 7, iyColLati1, whole genome shotgun sequence contains the following coding sequences:
- the Tinc gene encoding transmembrane protein tincar isoform X1, whose amino-acid sequence MSMTGSLMGYENNNEVNQAKYKKPLKPLPIVSSVNSSGVSTTSKTRKPGSRRSSKRNSCIRGHVNSLWSVWYGILAVAFQTYIGLRYTKRFAAYLSLPWPADAPPPKVELYACLVLAGTGVVLLPVLLGAAFLKLGNLANDGIKLGRHLSACSRDPPSSLLTNNPDNSLANNLWRHGGPTAAFVHLCTAMCFLLPSLLMEARLIHAGFLPKEAIWRTDLDWIMIQRDRLVVSSFLNPNVNVSVLTGIITPQPFVTLTPDEEIGEAVNDIIATTTTELSDIVDDVVESRTRDTVNKFVNQFRFTSTGLPPSIARILNSNAASIATTSKATTSAMQGIRKTSAKTIATTTIKSTTTIPTPTPTPIAGSMTTTTTSTPTVVTITESTAPTAFTSTIAPTTTSNRIFKGTTSKYGITAKRTTSKTIVRNNSKSRSKTKSLGRTSTTIRPARIATGGNLTAQSMSLTMNSLADLDHPEQLDLEFETAGPITLEYLNYAVALGVYSVRYPAVFWSCNKALGTIFSIQLVLNVAQSLLAFVGMSVLYKIQVVGPLKVLPVLRQQYRAVSSTSTISTIFGDSYFLLNPHVTLVLFALSSLLVLCSSMVMYFYAYGRFTAFLNQERERRVILSKENREGNGWIYFIHCTALCVFLAIAICSAPLLYDYSVVYRASLDGAILACIVATVLHLFLWLLLWICLTIKQRWTFKLRVTIGRATVRSARSVKLVTDVDLVSTRDDEDGISAPLLVVGNGRTYTISDASPKKAIMSVIQKAAIERKARSQGNADAADGESTADDEQIYWLRPKLRPSPTQSPSDANGAPTTDKSWLNKKLKPKVTFNDLPSTSGSRNKGKARRGGGGPGAGDQGGPEDDGDYATLRELPLITSLDPADDSTSEENKWGRWLISRRDGIPKFGDLLECVNDDQVTYYASANRDLQPSEGDPSPLLTPDPLSDPNSEPLPLPPPTPTCAPTTEVITAPLTTDTQTIGGQTPRCLRRADSGMPHDELTPRSDSSNSPPLEAVGGSSGAGSVTGHSNTSSHSETSSSGVHSNASNASNGSCQRRATSVDDLTGEPRPGEEPREQWRSCSLQRGMQPPTATSGTFSPPTSRPSTSQSFSSPQYVNHVPLIVNANGTGNANVDAIVGSSSGSGSGSGPGCPAVILENPNEATVVIRRKLSRTKLTEPLNPNEEPFGRSTNMRMTSFTESNDIRVHASSATLPHYPTQPAVTYPHCSTMPLPHASHSMAGNHMSGSTGSCGSVPRHTFVAHPTHVHATVPAHTTLPSHHNGVRLLHPVPPNNPFVKRFPPVQLHTQPWALPGHHTFPQQPQTNGKLSVAAQIRQTDRDSANFSMASSGDSDTCLPH is encoded by the exons ATGTCAATGACTGGAAGCTTGATGGGTTACGAAAACAACAACGAGGTAAACCAAGCGAAATATAAGAAGCCACTGAAGCCACTTCCGATAGTGTCGAGCGTAAACTCGAGTGGCGTATCCACGACCAGCAAAACGAGAAAGCCGGGATCGCGCAGATCGTCGAAACGGAACTCGTGCATACGGGGCCACGTGAACAGCCTGTGGTCCGTTTGGTACGGCATCTTGGCGGTTGCTTTCCAAACTTACATCGGTTTGAGATACACCAAACGGTTTGCAG CATATTTATCGTTACCTTGGCCCGCGGATGCGCCGCCGCCAAAGGTCGAATTGTACGCCTGTTTGGTGCTAGCCGGTACCGGAGTGGTTCTACTCCCGGTTCTCCTTGGCGCGGCGTTTCTCAAGCTCGGCAATCTGGCCAACGATGGAATAAAGCTCGGTCGTCATTTGAGCGCGTGCTCTCGCGATCCGCCGTCCTCGCTGCTCACCAACAATCCCGACAACA GCCTAGCGAACAATTTATGGCGACACGGAGGTCCTACGGCGGCGTTCGTACACCTTTGCACGGCCATGTGCTTCCTGCTGCCCTCGCTGCTCATGGAGGCTAGGCTTATACACGCTGGATTTTTACCAAAAG AAGCGATATGGCGCACGGACCTGGATTGGATAATGATTCAACGCGATCGACTGGTCGTATCTAGCTTCTTGAATCCGAACGTGAACGTTAGCGTTCTAACCGGTATCATAACTCCTCAACCTTTCGTCACTTTGACACCCGACGAAGAAATCGGCGAAGCTGTCAACGATATCATCGCGACTACGACAACAGAATTGTCCGATATCGTCGATGACGTCGTCGAATCGCGCACTCGAGATACCGTCAACAAGTTTGTCAACCAGTTTCGTTTTACGAGTACCGGCCTACCTCCATCCATCGCGCGAATTTTGAACTCTAACGCAGCTTCGATCGCGACCACCAGCAAAGCTACAACGTCCGCGATGCAAGGCATCCGTAAAACATCGGCGAAAACCATTGCAACGACAACGATCAAATCTACGACTACGATCCCGACCCCGACCCCGACCCCGATCGCGGGATcaatgacgacgacgacgacgtcaaCACCGACGGTGGTAACGATTACAGAATCGACCGCACCAACCGCTTTTACATCGACAATCGCACCGACGACTACGTCGAACAGAATTTTCAAGGGTACTACGAGCAAATACGGCATCACCGCCAAGCGGACGACCTCGAAAACGATCGTCAGAAATAATTCCAAGAGCAGATCGAAGACGAAAAGTTTGGGAAGAACTTCGACGACGATTAGACCGGCTAGAATCGCTACCGGAGGTAATCTAACGGCGCAGAGTATGTCGTTGACGATGAATAGTTTGGCCGATTTGGATCATCCGGAACAGCTGGATCTCGAATTCGAAACCG CCGGACCCATTACTCTGGAATACTTGAATTACGCTGTTGCTCTTGGAGTCTACTCCGTGAGGTATCCTGCAGTGTTCTGGTCGTGCAACAAAGCTCTCGGCACGATCTTTAGCATCCAGTTGGTTCTGAACGTTGCTCAAAGCTTGTTAGCTTTCGTTGGAATGTCCGTTCTCTACAAG ATTCAGGTGGTAGGTCCCTTGAAAGTATTGCCTGTTCTACGGCAACAGTATCGAGCGGTATCTAGTACCAGCACCATATCGACCATTTTCGGAGATTCGTATTTCTTATTGAATCCACACGTGACCCTCGTTTTGTTTGCTCTCTCCTCTCTTCTGGTGCTTTGCTCCAGCATGGTGATGTACTTTTACGCTTACGGCAG ATTCACGGCATTCCTGAACCAGGAGCGCGAGCGTCGGGTGATCTTGTCGAAAGAGAATCGCGAAGGGAACGGTTGGATATACTTTATCCATTGCACCGCCCTGTGCGTCTTCTTGGCGATCGCGATCTGCAGCGCACCGTTGCTCTACGACTATAGCGTGGTATATCGGGCCAGTTTGGACGGCGCGATCTTGGCCTGCATCGTCGCCACCGTTCTTCACCTTTTTCTTTGGCTGCTGCTATGGATCTGCCTCACGATAAAGCAACGCTGGACGTTTAAACTGAGAGTGACGATCGGTCGTGCGACGGTTAGGTCGGCGAGATCGGTAAAGCTCGTGACCGACGTTGATCTAGTGTCGACCAGAGACGATGAAGACGGCATCAGTGCTCCATTATTGGTCGTCGGAAACGGTAGAACTTACACCATCTCCGACGCCTCACCGAAAAAGGCCATCATGAGCGTGATACAAAAGGCGGCCATCGAAAGGAAAGCACGCTCGCAAG GAAACGCCGATGCCGCGGATGGCGAATCGACGGCCGACGACGAACAGATCTACTGGTTAAGGCCGAAATTACGGCCGTCGCCTACTCAGTCGCCGAGCGACGCCAATGGTGCACCGACGACCGATAAGAGCTGGCTGAACAAGAAACTGAAGCCCAAGGTCACCTTTAACGACCTGCCTAGTACGTCAGGCTCGCG TAATAAGGGAAAAGCCAGACGAGGTGGTGGCGGTCCCGGTGCCGGTGACCAGGGCGGGCCTGAGGATGACGGAGATTACGCCACGCTACGGGAATTACCGTTGATAACGTCTCTGGATCCCGCCGACGATTCAACGTCCGAGGAGAACAAG TGGGGAAGATGGCTGATATCCCGTAGGGACGGTATACCTAAATTTGGAGAC CTGCTCGAGTGCGTGAACGACGACCAAGTGACTTACTATGCGAGTGCGAATCGCGATCTGCAACCCTCGGAGGGTGACCCCTCGCCCCTCTTAACCCCCGATCCTCTGTCCGATCCCAACTCGGAGCCACTTCCACTGCCACCTCCGACTCCAACTTGTGCACCGACCACCGAAGTTATCACGGCGCCACTAACCACTGACACCCAG ACGATCGGAGGACAAACGCCGCGCTGCTTGCGCCGAGCGGACTCGGGTATGCCCCACGACGAGTTGACGCCCCGCTCGGATTCCTCCAACTCGCCGCCGTTAGAGGCAGTGGGTGGAAGCAGCGGAGCCGGTTCGGTGACGGGTCACAGCAACACGAGTAGCCACAGCGAAACCTCCTCGAGCGGCGTGCACAGTAACGCGAGCAACGCGAGCAATGGTAGCTGCCAGCGTCGCGCGACCAGCGTGGACGATTTGACCGGGGAACCGCGGCCCGGCGAAGAACCGCGCGAACAATGGCGCAGTTGTTCTCTTCAACGGGGCATGCAACCACCGACGGCAACTTCCGGTACTTTCTCGCCGCCGACCAGTCGTCCTAGCACCAGCCAATCCTTCTCCTCGCCGCAGTACGTGAACCACGTACCGCTGATCGTGAACGCGAACGGTACCGGTAACGCGAACGTCGACGCGATCGTCGGTTCGAGCTCCGGGTCTGGCTCTGGCTCTGGTCCCGGCTGTCCAGCCGTTATCCTGGAAAACCCGAACGAAGCGACCGTCGTGATACGTCGCAAGCTCTCGAGAACCAAGCTGACGGAACCGTTGAATCCCAACGAAGAGCCGTTCGGTCGTTCCACCAACATGAGGATGACGTCCTTCACGGAAAGCAACGACATTCGCGTTCACGCCTCGTCCGCCACCCTGCCGCACTATCCCACCCAACCTGCCGTTACCTATCCACATTGCTCGACCATGCCGTTGCCCCATGCCTCCCACAGCATGGCTGGCAATCACATGAGCGGATCGACGGGAAGCTGTGGCTCCGTGCCCAGGCACACTTTCGTCGCGCATCCGACGCACGTACACGCGACGGTTCCCGCCCACACCACTCTGCCATCCCATCACAACGGCGTCAGGCTTCTGCACCCAGTACCCCCCAACAATCCCTTCGTGAAAAGGTTCCCACCGGTGCAGCTGCATACGCAGCCCTGGGCTCTGCCGGGCCATCATACTTTCCCCCAACAGCCCCAAACTAACGGCAAACTCTCGGTGGCCGCTCAGATCAGACAAACCGATCGCGACTCGGCCAACTTTTCCATGGCCAGCAGCGGCGACTCCGACACGTGTTTACCCCATTAA
- the Tinc gene encoding transmembrane protein tincar isoform X4, with translation MSMTGSLMGYENNNEVNQAKYKKPLKPLPIVSSVNSSGVSTTSKTRKPGSRRSSKRNSCIRGHVNSLWSVWYGILAVAFQTYIGLRYTKRFAAYLSLPWPADAPPPKVELYACLVLAGTGVVLLPVLLGAAFLKLGNLANDGIKLGRHLSACSRDPPSSLLTNNPDNSLANNLWRHGGPTAAFVHLCTAMCFLLPSLLMEARLIHAGFLPKEAIWRTDLDWIMIQRDRLVVSSFLNPNVNVSVLTGIITPQPFVTLTPDEEIGEAVNDIIATTTTELSDIVDDVVESRTRDTVNKFVNQFRFTSTGLPPSIARILNSNAASIATTSKATTSAMQGIRKTSAKTIATTTIKSTTTIPTPTPTPIAGSMTTTTTSTPTVVTITESTAPTAFTSTIAPTTTSNRIFKGTTSKYGITAKRTTSKTIVRNNSKSRSKTKSLGRTSTTIRPARIATGGNLTAQSMSLTMNSLADLDHPEQLDLEFETAGPITLEYLNYAVALGVYSVRYPAVFWSCNKALGTIFSIQLVLNVAQSLLAFVGMSVLYKIQVVGPLKVLPVLRQQYRAVSSTSTISTIFGDSYFLLNPHVTLVLFALSSLLVLCSSMVMYFYAYGRFTAFLNQERERRVILSKENREGNGWIYFIHCTALCVFLAIAICSAPLLYDYSVVYRASLDGAILACIVATVLHLFLWLLLWICLTIKQRWTFKLRVTIGRATVRSARSVKLVTDVDLVSTRDDEDGISAPLLVVGNGRTYTISDASPKKAIMSVIQKAAIERKARSQGNADAADGESTADDEQIYWLRPKLRPSPTQSPSDANGAPTTDKSWLNKKLKPKVTFNDLPSTSGSRNKGKARRGGGGPGAGDQGGPEDDGDYATLRELPLITSLDPADDSTSEENKTIGGQTPRCLRRADSGMPHDELTPRSDSSNSPPLEAVGGSSGAGSVTGHSNTSSHSETSSSGVHSNASNASNGSCQRRATSVDDLTGEPRPGEEPREQWRSCSLQRGMQPPTATSGTFSPPTSRPSTSQSFSSPQYVNHVPLIVNANGTGNANVDAIVGSSSGSGSGSGPGCPAVILENPNEATVVIRRKLSRTKLTEPLNPNEEPFGRSTNMRMTSFTESNDIRVHASSATLPHYPTQPAVTYPHCSTMPLPHASHSMAGNHMSGSTGSCGSVPRHTFVAHPTHVHATVPAHTTLPSHHNGVRLLHPVPPNNPFVKRFPPVQLHTQPWALPGHHTFPQQPQTNGKLSVAAQIRQTDRDSANFSMASSGDSDTCLPH, from the exons ATGTCAATGACTGGAAGCTTGATGGGTTACGAAAACAACAACGAGGTAAACCAAGCGAAATATAAGAAGCCACTGAAGCCACTTCCGATAGTGTCGAGCGTAAACTCGAGTGGCGTATCCACGACCAGCAAAACGAGAAAGCCGGGATCGCGCAGATCGTCGAAACGGAACTCGTGCATACGGGGCCACGTGAACAGCCTGTGGTCCGTTTGGTACGGCATCTTGGCGGTTGCTTTCCAAACTTACATCGGTTTGAGATACACCAAACGGTTTGCAG CATATTTATCGTTACCTTGGCCCGCGGATGCGCCGCCGCCAAAGGTCGAATTGTACGCCTGTTTGGTGCTAGCCGGTACCGGAGTGGTTCTACTCCCGGTTCTCCTTGGCGCGGCGTTTCTCAAGCTCGGCAATCTGGCCAACGATGGAATAAAGCTCGGTCGTCATTTGAGCGCGTGCTCTCGCGATCCGCCGTCCTCGCTGCTCACCAACAATCCCGACAACA GCCTAGCGAACAATTTATGGCGACACGGAGGTCCTACGGCGGCGTTCGTACACCTTTGCACGGCCATGTGCTTCCTGCTGCCCTCGCTGCTCATGGAGGCTAGGCTTATACACGCTGGATTTTTACCAAAAG AAGCGATATGGCGCACGGACCTGGATTGGATAATGATTCAACGCGATCGACTGGTCGTATCTAGCTTCTTGAATCCGAACGTGAACGTTAGCGTTCTAACCGGTATCATAACTCCTCAACCTTTCGTCACTTTGACACCCGACGAAGAAATCGGCGAAGCTGTCAACGATATCATCGCGACTACGACAACAGAATTGTCCGATATCGTCGATGACGTCGTCGAATCGCGCACTCGAGATACCGTCAACAAGTTTGTCAACCAGTTTCGTTTTACGAGTACCGGCCTACCTCCATCCATCGCGCGAATTTTGAACTCTAACGCAGCTTCGATCGCGACCACCAGCAAAGCTACAACGTCCGCGATGCAAGGCATCCGTAAAACATCGGCGAAAACCATTGCAACGACAACGATCAAATCTACGACTACGATCCCGACCCCGACCCCGACCCCGATCGCGGGATcaatgacgacgacgacgacgtcaaCACCGACGGTGGTAACGATTACAGAATCGACCGCACCAACCGCTTTTACATCGACAATCGCACCGACGACTACGTCGAACAGAATTTTCAAGGGTACTACGAGCAAATACGGCATCACCGCCAAGCGGACGACCTCGAAAACGATCGTCAGAAATAATTCCAAGAGCAGATCGAAGACGAAAAGTTTGGGAAGAACTTCGACGACGATTAGACCGGCTAGAATCGCTACCGGAGGTAATCTAACGGCGCAGAGTATGTCGTTGACGATGAATAGTTTGGCCGATTTGGATCATCCGGAACAGCTGGATCTCGAATTCGAAACCG CCGGACCCATTACTCTGGAATACTTGAATTACGCTGTTGCTCTTGGAGTCTACTCCGTGAGGTATCCTGCAGTGTTCTGGTCGTGCAACAAAGCTCTCGGCACGATCTTTAGCATCCAGTTGGTTCTGAACGTTGCTCAAAGCTTGTTAGCTTTCGTTGGAATGTCCGTTCTCTACAAG ATTCAGGTGGTAGGTCCCTTGAAAGTATTGCCTGTTCTACGGCAACAGTATCGAGCGGTATCTAGTACCAGCACCATATCGACCATTTTCGGAGATTCGTATTTCTTATTGAATCCACACGTGACCCTCGTTTTGTTTGCTCTCTCCTCTCTTCTGGTGCTTTGCTCCAGCATGGTGATGTACTTTTACGCTTACGGCAG ATTCACGGCATTCCTGAACCAGGAGCGCGAGCGTCGGGTGATCTTGTCGAAAGAGAATCGCGAAGGGAACGGTTGGATATACTTTATCCATTGCACCGCCCTGTGCGTCTTCTTGGCGATCGCGATCTGCAGCGCACCGTTGCTCTACGACTATAGCGTGGTATATCGGGCCAGTTTGGACGGCGCGATCTTGGCCTGCATCGTCGCCACCGTTCTTCACCTTTTTCTTTGGCTGCTGCTATGGATCTGCCTCACGATAAAGCAACGCTGGACGTTTAAACTGAGAGTGACGATCGGTCGTGCGACGGTTAGGTCGGCGAGATCGGTAAAGCTCGTGACCGACGTTGATCTAGTGTCGACCAGAGACGATGAAGACGGCATCAGTGCTCCATTATTGGTCGTCGGAAACGGTAGAACTTACACCATCTCCGACGCCTCACCGAAAAAGGCCATCATGAGCGTGATACAAAAGGCGGCCATCGAAAGGAAAGCACGCTCGCAAG GAAACGCCGATGCCGCGGATGGCGAATCGACGGCCGACGACGAACAGATCTACTGGTTAAGGCCGAAATTACGGCCGTCGCCTACTCAGTCGCCGAGCGACGCCAATGGTGCACCGACGACCGATAAGAGCTGGCTGAACAAGAAACTGAAGCCCAAGGTCACCTTTAACGACCTGCCTAGTACGTCAGGCTCGCG TAATAAGGGAAAAGCCAGACGAGGTGGTGGCGGTCCCGGTGCCGGTGACCAGGGCGGGCCTGAGGATGACGGAGATTACGCCACGCTACGGGAATTACCGTTGATAACGTCTCTGGATCCCGCCGACGATTCAACGTCCGAGGAGAACAAG ACGATCGGAGGACAAACGCCGCGCTGCTTGCGCCGAGCGGACTCGGGTATGCCCCACGACGAGTTGACGCCCCGCTCGGATTCCTCCAACTCGCCGCCGTTAGAGGCAGTGGGTGGAAGCAGCGGAGCCGGTTCGGTGACGGGTCACAGCAACACGAGTAGCCACAGCGAAACCTCCTCGAGCGGCGTGCACAGTAACGCGAGCAACGCGAGCAATGGTAGCTGCCAGCGTCGCGCGACCAGCGTGGACGATTTGACCGGGGAACCGCGGCCCGGCGAAGAACCGCGCGAACAATGGCGCAGTTGTTCTCTTCAACGGGGCATGCAACCACCGACGGCAACTTCCGGTACTTTCTCGCCGCCGACCAGTCGTCCTAGCACCAGCCAATCCTTCTCCTCGCCGCAGTACGTGAACCACGTACCGCTGATCGTGAACGCGAACGGTACCGGTAACGCGAACGTCGACGCGATCGTCGGTTCGAGCTCCGGGTCTGGCTCTGGCTCTGGTCCCGGCTGTCCAGCCGTTATCCTGGAAAACCCGAACGAAGCGACCGTCGTGATACGTCGCAAGCTCTCGAGAACCAAGCTGACGGAACCGTTGAATCCCAACGAAGAGCCGTTCGGTCGTTCCACCAACATGAGGATGACGTCCTTCACGGAAAGCAACGACATTCGCGTTCACGCCTCGTCCGCCACCCTGCCGCACTATCCCACCCAACCTGCCGTTACCTATCCACATTGCTCGACCATGCCGTTGCCCCATGCCTCCCACAGCATGGCTGGCAATCACATGAGCGGATCGACGGGAAGCTGTGGCTCCGTGCCCAGGCACACTTTCGTCGCGCATCCGACGCACGTACACGCGACGGTTCCCGCCCACACCACTCTGCCATCCCATCACAACGGCGTCAGGCTTCTGCACCCAGTACCCCCCAACAATCCCTTCGTGAAAAGGTTCCCACCGGTGCAGCTGCATACGCAGCCCTGGGCTCTGCCGGGCCATCATACTTTCCCCCAACAGCCCCAAACTAACGGCAAACTCTCGGTGGCCGCTCAGATCAGACAAACCGATCGCGACTCGGCCAACTTTTCCATGGCCAGCAGCGGCGACTCCGACACGTGTTTACCCCATTAA